Proteins encoded together in one Caldicellulosiruptor saccharolyticus DSM 8903 window:
- a CDS encoding lactate utilization protein, protein MNPNKKWWIDINLETLKKNLELRNFECFIVDKKEDIVPLLEKIIEKGSVVSCGGSMTLFECGVIDFLRNGKFNFLDRYKEGLSGDELGEIYRKSFWADYYIMSSNAITLDGKLINIDGNGNRLAALMFGPKSVIVIVGINKLVLNEQEGINRVRNIASPMNAKRLSKNTPCTSSGKCHDCLSQDCICSHIVVTRRHPVKGRIKIIIVKEELGF, encoded by the coding sequence ATGAATCCAAACAAAAAATGGTGGATTGATATAAATCTTGAAACTTTGAAGAAAAACCTTGAGTTGAGAAATTTTGAATGTTTTATTGTAGACAAAAAAGAGGATATTGTACCTCTTTTAGAAAAAATAATTGAAAAAGGTTCAGTGGTTTCGTGTGGAGGTTCAATGACGCTTTTTGAGTGTGGGGTAATTGATTTTTTGAGAAATGGGAAGTTTAACTTCTTGGACAGGTACAAAGAGGGGTTAAGTGGCGACGAGCTTGGAGAGATTTACAGAAAATCGTTTTGGGCAGATTACTATATCATGTCTTCAAATGCCATAACCCTTGATGGCAAACTTATCAATATTGACGGCAATGGTAATAGACTTGCAGCTTTGATGTTTGGACCAAAAAGCGTGATAGTAATTGTTGGAATAAACAAGCTTGTCTTGAATGAGCAGGAAGGAATAAACAGGGTAAGAAACATTGCATCACCTATGAATGCAAAAAGACTTTCAAAGAATACACCTTGTACTTCTTCTGGTAAATGTCATGATTGTTTGAGCCAGGACTGTATATGCAGCCATATTGTTGTCACAAGGAGGCACCCTGTAAAAGGGCGTATAAAGATAATAATAGTAAAAGAGGAGTTAGGATTTTGA